TCTGGCTAGGCAAAGGGAGGAGGGCTGAGGACGAGCGTGTGAGGAGTCCATGGTACAGCTCATGCTGGGAGCTGAAACGAAATTGAAGGTCCCTGAGTCCCGGTAGCTGCATCCCAGCCTGCTCTGGAGGCCTCTGGCTAGGGCGTTAATGACAATAACAATCCTGCTGAACACGTCTGTAGCCTGGCACCCAGAACCGCAGACCTGCTGGCCTGGCTCAGAGAAGTCATGCTCGTCTCTGGCacagctggggcgggggctgaaGGAGCAGGAGTGAGTCCCAGTCTGAGACACTTCTGTGCTGGAGAAATGGCTCACACAGCTGCCATGGGTGCCGGGCATTTCCTCTCTAATCCCGGGCGAGCGCCCACGAGCCCAGGTTGCCTTTGGCTCAGGATCCTGGTGTCCAGAAAGCCGAAGCAGCAGCCACCTTCCGGCGTTATTTATTACAAGGCCTGTGTCTCTAGTGATAAGCAGTTGAAAACAGGCCCTGAAATTGGAAGTTTTCCGGCTGTCTTTGGGAAGTGGAGGAGGTCACCCCTGGGGGCTGAGCAGTTCGATTCCTccgtccctgggggagggggtacagggagggagagTTCATTGCCTGACATGACCCCCTTGCCTCAGGCCGGTGTGTCTGCCCCATGCTCTGTAACCCTGGTTCTCTTCCCCTTCGTTTCCAGTGAAAACGGGCAAGTGCCCCACTCCCATCAACGGGGGGGCTGCGAACTGCGATAACTTCTGCTCCACGGACGCTGACTGTCCCGGATCTGAGCGCTGCTGCAGTAACGGCTGTGGGACGGAGTGCAGACTCCCCATAGGAGGTGAGGGGTTCTCCTTCTCCACCCAGTGCCGGGTTTACAAAGACGCCAGTGGCGCCATGGAGCACCCGCAGAAGAGGCCCcggcctgctccgcttgcactgcGCCCTGAGACCCCGCCAGCCACTTGCTTCTCTCGGCCTGCCCGCCGGCCaagggctcctctctgcccccacccgcCGGTTTCTCTCAgccccctggccggaccccagtgcccctccggctccgggcagtctctgcttcccaccacctggggGGCCCTGCCTGACTCCCCGGAGCTGAGcggcctgggactggtgcagaagcctggccagtctcaggcgggggggtggggggcagtgtgggggcttggctgggcccctccaggcaggtgcaccctgagggagcctggctggggcaggtcctggcctggctgatcgtgCCACTCCCGAGGGCCAGAGCAATTCCacgccctgggaccagccctggcggcgctgccggctcagcccggcccacacagtcacctcccagcagggccggtgagtgcggccgggagtgggtctgtggggagtctgggggggcgggggtgctgggctgtgagggggcggggaaggtgtgtgtgttggggcactagggagtgggggttctatgtggggtgctgggcagttgtggggctgtgtgcaggggtggtgttgtagggcgctgtgcatttgtggcagggtctgggggggcgctgggggggtgctaggctgtgagggggcggggaaggtgtgtgtgttggggcactagggagtgaggagtctgggggggtgctgggctgtgagggggtggggaaggtgtgtgtgttggggcactagggagtgaggagtctgggggggtgctgggctgtgagggggcggggaaggtgtgtgtgttggggcactagggaatgggggttctgtggggggtgctgggctgtgagggggtggggaagatctgtgtgttggggcactagggagtgggggttttgtggggggtgctgggctgtgagggggcggggaaggtgtgtgtgttggggcactagggagtgggggttttgtggggggtgctgggctgtgagggggcgggaaagatctgtgtgttggggcactagggagtgggggttctatgtggggtgctgggcagttgtggggctgtgggcaggggtggtgttgtagggcgctgtgcatttgtggcagggtctgggggggcgctgggcatatcgggtctggggggggggccctctggTCATAGGGAATCAGGGGTGGGGGTGTTCCGgtgttgggtgtggggggatgtgtGGTGTGGagtggcatggcccccctccccccgaggggaagggacatgctggcagcacaggaccAGGTGGGTCactgtgcgtctggcaactgccggtttgtaaacagtgccctgcACTGGGCTGGACGGAGCGGGGCAGCCCtctccatgccatgccccattgcccctggctggccccttgctccgGGGAcggacccccctcccccgccatgttCCAGTGCCCCCACGGGGGCCCACAAAACGTTAATCCGTCCctgtctccagcccagcccagcatcGCTGCTGGGAGCCTAGAGCCAAGGCCTGGGGACCCCATGGCCACACCCACCCCTTTGGGCTCCTTATTTTAATATTAACAAGGTAGCCACAGCCCCCCTGAGAAAGTCTGCACACCTGCAGCCACGATAGCCCCATGAATCCTGCTTCCAGGGCCCAACCCCACCCCAAcgggcctggcccccacccagcCATGGGATGGTCAGAGCTCGGGCCCAGCTGGGCCTCCCTTGTGTGCGGGAGTGACAGAGAACGAGGTTCCTGATGGGGGGTGGAATCTCGGGGTAACCTGATTACAACAGTGGCGCTCAGATGCTACGGTGATAAATCGACCGTGTCTGCTGCTTCCTGCCCAGTCCAGCGGCAGCTGCCCATCCGTCCCCTGAGTTTGACCTGGAAGGCAGGAGACCTGATCTGGATGGCCCAGGAGGCTCTGCATCAGTTGCCTTCAGTGACTCAAGTCACTAGATTAGACATTAGGGAAACCATCctgccagggtggttaagcactggaatagattgcctaggaggctggaatctccgtcactggaggttttgaagagcaggttggacaaacccgtGTCGGGGTGGTCagataatacgtagtcctgcctccatgcaggggactgggctagaagATCTCTCCGATCCCTCCCAGTCCTATGTTTCCAGGCTCCCCTGGAGCCCTACAGGCAGATACATTAGCTAGCACTGAACGGGGCGGTGTGTGCAAGGCCAGTGATCTGGGCAGCTGGGGGATCCGCCTGCTCGCGGCTGCAGGCGCACAGGCTGTGGTTACATAGCAGCCTTTCCATTGTCACTAGTCCAGACAATGCTGACCCTGCTCTCTCGCTGTTCTGTTCCCCAGTAAACCCAGGGTACTGCCCGAAGGTCAAACCCGGCACGGTGACAATCTGCCTCGTGGAATGCAATAACGACAGGGAATGTGGAGCGGGCAGCAAGTGCTGCAGCCGGGGATGCCACGTGCACTGCGCACGGGCGGTGCCAGGTAATGCTGCACCTGGGAGCGGGGGGGTCAAAGGGAGGGGTACTTGGTAATTCAAACTGCTAGACAAGTGGGGCCGGGTCTGAGCATgggccagggagggaggtggggtaagtgacagagctgggacagaCAGGGGACTGACTGGAGAGGGTTTATGGCCCATGGGCATGCGGCTGAGCATggagtgggagggtctgggtggaagcagcagagaccAGTCCTGGAGAGGAGCAGACCAGGACTCCAAGGAAAAGCCTTGGCCAGAGGTCAGAACTTGGGTCTGGCTCAGGTCCGTGGTGCAGGCCTGTgggtttggggtttgttcccCACGGAGACATGAGctgttgttttttcccttttccagccCAACCCGGCACCTGCCCCAAGAGGAGAGTGCTGCAGACGTTCGCGCCGTGTGAGAATAAGTGCAGTGACGACAGGGACTGTCCCACCAGGCAGAAATGCTGCTTTACTGGCTGTGGCCTCGGCTGTCTGGCCCCTCTAACAGGTACTAGCAGCAAAGAGAGAGGGGCCTGtggagcccccagccccacagcacttGCCAGGCATCCTGTGGGCTAGAGATACTCCACCTCCCCTCCAGTCTGGGTTCACTAGCCTGAGCTCCCTTGCCGATCTCTGCCCTCCTTATaacccatctcctctctccaggTGACATTTGCCGACTCCCGCCTGAGACGGGCCCTTGCAAGCGAAAGATCCCGCGCTTCTTCTACAACCCAGCCTCCAGGACATGCCAGAGATTCTATTATGGTGGCTGCCGGGGCAACGGGAACAACTTTAGAACTCTCCTGGAGTGCCAGCAGGCCTGCAGGAAACGCGGTAAGGGGACCGAGCGCGTGAACCAGCTCGCATGGGCTGGGCAGCTCAGCAAGCTGGGACAGCCTGAGAATTAACACAACTGCCAGCAGGACTGGTCCCCAGGAGTCCAGGGTGGGAAACGGGACTAAATAAATATAGCTTGCTCGTTCTGGGGGCTGGATTCTAGCCCTGCTGTGGGAGGTCAGGGTTGGGGAGACAATCACGAAAATCAGTTAAAAAATTGTTCGGCATACGAATCTGTGCCACAAGTATTCATAAACAAACAGCCCTGGTTGTACCTTGAAGGAGCCCGGCATGGAATGGCCATGAGCAGTCATATGCACGTGTCGATTGAGAGTTTGCATACACAGTCCGTAACTGTTAGCAATGGGGTTTGCAGTTGCACATACGTTTTGTCTGCCTAACCTTAGTTTCTGAAAATCCGGCCCTAACCGTTCAACTAATATGTAAATGAAGTGACCATTAAGAAACGGGTTTTCATGGGGTTCGGATACACACACAGCGCTCACGCCCTTAGCCTCATCTCCCACCCCAGCTGGAGACTGGGTCCCAGTTAGATTTGAACGTGGAGGCTGAGATCCTTCAGGGAGTTCTCCCTTTTCTCCGAACCTGCCTCTCCGTGCTCTGTAGCTAAAGTGACCTGCACGGCCCATGTTCAGCCTGCAGTCGCAGCTACTTCTACGACTCAGTCACCAAGACGCGTGACGAGTTCATTTATGGCGGCTGCCAGGGCAATGGGAACAATTGGGCACTGGAGCCGAATGTCTCAGGACCTGTGGAGGAGCCgggaggctgtgtctacactaccacttttgccGGTATAATTTATGTTATTCAGAAGTGTGaagaaacacccccctgagcgacataagtgtAACTGACAGAagagccagtgtggacagcgctatgttggcaggagatgctGTCCCACCGCCGTAGTTCCCGCTACGCGTTGGGGATGGTTAATTGTGCCAACggcagagctctctcctgtcggcacagAGCAGCTCCACGAGCGATctgacagcggcacagctgcgttggtacagctgtgctgctgtaagttgccgctgtagacgtggccttaggtGGGTCGTGACTGCCCAGGTCAGAGGGACAGTGCTGGAAATACACCGGGGGCTGTTCTCGTAGCGCTGAAGGAGAGCCTGCGGCACTGTTTGTGATGGGAACTGGACTAAATACAAGGGCCCATTGCTAGTTCTGGCAGTCAAATCCCACCTGTGCCgctgccagcagtgcccccagagcGT
This DNA window, taken from Emys orbicularis isolate rEmyOrb1 chromosome 12, rEmyOrb1.hap1, whole genome shotgun sequence, encodes the following:
- the LOC135886011 gene encoding WAP four-disulfide core domain protein 3-like, which codes for MKSGLLLLGLLALWADLTPASGQLHEANAICNLPAEPGPCLAYSRNYFYNSVTKRCEEFIYGGCQGNANRFPNMDECLKTCGSSVKTGKCPTPINGGAANCDNFCSTDADCPGSERCCSNGCGTECRLPIGVNPGYCPKVKPGTVTICLVECNNDRECGAGSKCCSRGCHVHCARAVPAQPGTCPKRRVLQTFAPCENKCSDDRDCPTRQKCCFTGCGLGCLAPLTGDICRLPPETGPCKRKIPRFFYNPASRTCQRFYYGGCRGNGNNFRTLLECQQACRKRGPTRA